One Oscillospiraceae bacterium genomic region harbors:
- a CDS encoding LytTR family DNA-binding domain-containing protein has product MRIAIVDDLAAERALLKDRLEQQLHRRNVQADILEYESGETFLEAARKAPFTAAFLDIYMDGMTGMEAAKKLRKTNTDCLLVFTTTSTDHALEGFQVRALHYLVKPFTEADIDALTDELLARIPQPDKYIELKVEGSEIHLRYQDIVYAEHFAHLIYVHTTVQKTLATRQPFKTFIAPLKDDTRFFVCGRGVIVNLEHAKDLEGAAFRMADGSRVFVSQDLLKSARQALMEFLLQRRRMA; this is encoded by the coding sequence ATGAGAATTGCGATTGTGGATGATCTTGCTGCGGAACGTGCACTGCTGAAAGACCGGCTGGAGCAGCAGCTTCACCGGAGAAATGTGCAGGCGGATATTCTGGAATACGAAAGCGGCGAGACATTTCTGGAAGCGGCAAGGAAAGCGCCCTTTACTGCCGCATTTCTGGATATTTATATGGATGGCATGACGGGCATGGAGGCGGCAAAGAAGCTACGGAAAACCAACACGGACTGCCTGCTGGTTTTTACCACGACTTCCACCGACCATGCGCTGGAGGGCTTTCAGGTACGGGCGCTACACTATCTGGTCAAGCCCTTTACCGAAGCGGACATCGATGCGCTGACGGACGAGCTGCTTGCCCGCATACCGCAGCCGGACAAATATATAGAGCTAAAGGTGGAGGGAAGCGAGATCCATCTGCGCTATCAGGACATCGTCTACGCAGAACACTTCGCCCACTTGATCTACGTCCATACGACGGTTCAAAAGACGCTTGCCACACGCCAACCCTTCAAGACTTTCATCGCCCCACTAAAGGATGACACACGCTTTTTTGTGTGTGGGCGCGGCGTGATCGTGAATCTGGAACACGCGAAGGATCTGGAAGGCGCCGCCTTCCGCATGGCGGACGGAAGCCGCGTGTTTGTCAGTCAGGACCTTCTGAAAAGTGCCCGGCAGGCGCTTATGGAGTTTTTGCTTCAAAGGAGGCGGATGGCATAA